A stretch of DNA from Saccharospirillum mangrovi:
CCTGCAAGACTGGGATATCGAGGTCGTATTGGTGGGTGGCTTGGCGGTGGAAATATATTCGCAGAACCTCTATCTCACCCAGGATATTGACCTGGTTAATACCAATTACCAGTCACCACAGTTATTAAGCACGGCCATGGCTGAGCTGGGTTTTTTTAAGCAAGGGCGTGTCTACGTCAATACCACGACGGATATTGTGGTTGAGTTCCCCGCCGCGCCACTTTCTGTTGGTGATGAACTCATTACCGAGATCAATAAAATCCAGGTCGCCAATAAAAGCCTGCCCATCCTGACGGTGTCGGATGTTATCAAGGATCGCCTGTCCGCTTTTCTACATTGGCAAGATCGCCAGTCTCTGATTCAGGCCGTTGCCGTCATGCGAAAGCACCAACAAAGGCCGGAAGATTTTTATGATTTCATTCGTAGAGAAGGCAGCGACACGGAAGTTTCATTGCTGACTGCTCTGTATCAGACGGCCAGTGCCCAAGACGCAAATACCATGGATGAGCTGGAAACTATCCTGGTCTCCATGTTGATTTCACCGCAGTAATAAACTCCGTGGTCATGCTTGCGCCACTTGTATTGCGACCGGAGTAGCGCGTCGCTGCCTTGCTCAGATCAGACTCGGAGCCAGCTGCGACGTTCTTTATACTGGCGTCAGTTTTACTGATGCCATTTACCCGGAAGGAAGACCATGTCTCTGTTACCCGCCGTTGAACTGCAAACCCGTCCTAACCCGAACGCGACCGTTATCTGGCTGCACGGTCTGGGTGCCGACGGTCACGATTTCGAACCCATCGTGCCGGAACTGCAATTGGACGATCTGGCGGTGCGGTTTATTTTCCCGCACGCACCATCGAGACCGGTGACGGTTAACGGCGGTATGCGTATGCCGGCCTGGTACGACATCATCGCCATCGACATCGACCGCACCATCGACACCGCCCAACTGATGGCTTCGGCGGATGCGATTGATGCTTTTATCGCGCGCGAACGCGAGCGTGGCATCGATAGCCGGCGCATTGTTATTGCCGGGTTTTCTCAAGGCGGGGCGGTGGCCTACGAATGCGCGTTGCGGCATCCCGAGCCGTTGGCGGGTTTGCTGGCGCTGTCGACGTATTTCGCCACCGAAGCGACCAACCGCGCCAGCGATGCCAACCGT
This window harbors:
- a CDS encoding alpha/beta hydrolase; translation: MSLLPAVELQTRPNPNATVIWLHGLGADGHDFEPIVPELQLDDLAVRFIFPHAPSRPVTVNGGMRMPAWYDIIAIDIDRTIDTAQLMASADAIDAFIARERERGIDSRRIVIAGFSQGGAVAYECALRHPEPLAGLLALSTYFATEATNRASDANRRMPILSCHGMLDPVVPETLGRKAVMGLKADGYDVEYRTYPMPHSVAPEEIRDIAVWLRQRLTAPLD